The following nucleotide sequence is from Diospyros lotus cultivar Yz01 chromosome 3, ASM1463336v1, whole genome shotgun sequence.
agaaaagaaaaacaaaaaagaagaggagaaagaaaggaaagaatttTTTATTACCTTATTTAAGTATCAGTTCAGAGTTAACAGTTTGTTTTATCTGGAGGGCACAGGACATAAACTTTTGGGGGAATGTATATCCAACTTACCATGCAATTCCTCACCTCAAGAAGACTAAAGGCAAGATTGTAGTGAACTCCTCTGCCAGTGCTCACTTACAGCCACCAAGAATGAGCTTCTACTCTGTAAATGAAGGACTATCACATGCTTTTTATATAGTCATCTCCAATCTAGCTAGCATGTACGTATGTTGATTGTGtaaaatgtttttgttttctggTTGGTTTTCAGGCAAGTAAATCAGCACTGATAAGCTTCTACGAGACTCTGAGAGTGGAATTAGACCCTACAGTCAAGGTTACTATTGTAACTCCTGGTTTGGTAGGGACAGAGATGACCCAAGGGAAACACTTATCTAGAGATGGAGAGATCAAAGAACCTGGACAAGTGAGAGATGTAAGTACAGGTCTTGCATTAGTTACCATGAGCAGTCTATGTAGATATAAAAATGGTAGAAGCTTAAAAATGGTATACGCTGTAGTGACATTATTATAAGGTTTGATCCAGGGTGGGCGTTCATGCATCTAgaacaaaaccaaaataatcatCTTTGTTATCGCCATTGTCTTCCCATGCAGGATATTCAAATTAATGAATCAGATTTTGTTGTTCCCAGTTTATGGTTCAATTGTTGCCAATGATGAGTTCAAGAGTTTGTGCAAATGCTATTGTGGAGGCAGTGTGCCGAGGAGACAGATATGTAACTGAACCAAAATGGTATAAGCCATTCTTCATTGTAAAGACTCTGTGCCCGGAACTTGTTGAATGGGTTTACACGACATTTTTCTTGAAGTCGAGGAGATCAAATGGGGATGCTCCAAGGGACAAGGGGCAGGCTAAGGAAGACTAAAGCCTTGATCCAGAGAAGTTGCAATGACTTTCCTGAGAGCCTGAAATTACTGGCTAGCTCTTCACTTGTGCTCATTTCTGTTGCAACATTTAGAATAAAGATATTTGTAAACTTTCAGGCCTATTGTTACTGCTGTTTTGAATTGAAGCCCTTTATCACCAAGGAGTAGTAGGGATCATCATATTTAAGTCTCTCTCTGTTTCACCAGTGCAATATGTCACGactccaaaagaaaaaaagtaacgtgggtttatatttatatttatatattacaaaataaaaagaaaaacacaaaggggtcaaatgtatatatattatctgaatagtctaaacaaaattaATGTGCGAGTTTTAATAACTTACATGTTTGCTTATATGTCATGGTGTGATGAAACTAATAATGAataacattttttctttttattttttaaggttATTGATTGCTCCcatcatatattttatatatgaaatatatcaTGAGTGAAGACAGTAATCTTACAAATTTGTGTCCATATAAGACTAACTTTgattcctaaaataaaaaagtttcaaaagtcattatttttcaaataatacataaataacaaaaacataataacaacttataatgtaattttttttttttttttatctttttcctctctcttttcttctttctttttttctcctcctCGTTTCTTATGGGAAAATCCTCTTCATACTTATAAAGAGTGGCCTTACATGACGATAGAGTAAGCAGAGAAGTGGAGCCAATGAGAATTATGGGAAGGAAACCTCAACGAAGTATGAATTTGACCAATTACTTCAGAAGACCCATGAAAGATAGCCAATCTGGTCTTCCCCTAGACTGTAACAGCTGTGACGGGCTGTTTGGCTTTTCGTCAGAAGAAGACCCATGAGAGTCTTGCAAAAATTACCGACAAATAGGACTTTTCGTCAACCACTAAACAGTCTCATGATAAAAAGAACTGAATTGACACTCGTTAGAAGTAGAACTTTTTAGTACAAAAGTATTCCAAATAACAAACGGGAATTTGAAAAATGCAGTTCTCTAAAATTGTATTAAACCTGGAAAGCtcttaaaatgaatttttcaaattttccttactaatttggagattttggaAATTTCAGTTCTCTACAAAATTTTCTCTTAACACAATTTACCCAAGCATCCCCAGTCTCAccatatttgaatatatgtTCCAATTGTTTAGATTGGAAATTAGCTCTATGTATTTCTAATatttgaatgcattttttaatttttttatgaaaaaatgaacaataaagatgaaaattggagattttatagaaagttataaaaaatattttccagaaaaaaaCAACCCCTTCCTCTCTAGGTGGCTGCAGCCCCAACTTTTTTTCACTCTCTTTTGTATTGATAAAGTAAGGGTTAGCACACTTTCATGCAACTGTTGTGCGGTGTGACTAAAAAGGCCATTGTGAGATGGGCATGCCACTTTTAAAAGTGATCTTGTGTGTTGGGAAATTAACTCTTAATGTCACGTTAGGTAACTATTGTGTGTGGTGAAGCATCAAACAATGTCGTTTGATGGAGAGTAAAGTTGGCAAATTGGGCACTTGATGGATGGCCACCTGGCAACCATCCAACGACCTAGTCTTTGCCCGATGTTCATTGATTGTCTTTTGGCCCTTTCTATTAATTATGCTTCACGATCAACCCTTAGGCGTCGATATTGTCTTTTCTAGATCCAATCTTAGCCGCTCAGATTCATTATTTATTGCTACAGTGTCTTGAGATTCGAGAGAGGCATGAAAAGAAGAAACGAAATAGGGGAAGGAAGAGCTATCGACAGAAGGGTTTGTGAGCAAGGGTTTCTCTATTTGTTCTCTCTATTCGTCATTTTCTTTTGTACTCCCTGACTCTTAGGGTAAGCTTCTAATCTATTTTTTGTGATTAAGAGGTAGTTTTGTTAGAGAACCATTGATGTATAGTGAGTGAGAGAATTGTTCGTATCGAGGGtgtatttttgttgtgtttGAGATTCTGagattatttttgttgtgtttgagtcttcttcttttctcaacagtggtatcagagcacggtTATATTAATCATGTTCTAGGATTTAAGTTAAATTGAAATCTGGTATGTTCAAATCTTGGTTTGTTCTTTACTTTGTGTGTCAATCTATTCTCTGGGATTTTCTAAGAGTCACTATCAATGGGTGTTTGCTGAGTGAGTCTCAATCTAGAGGTCTAGGTTACCTTCGTGTAAGCCGAAGATGGTGTCCACCCAATTTGAAATCAGAATATTTGATGGGAAAGGCGATTTCAGTAGttgaaaaaagaagatgagggtaACATTGGAGCCAGATGATCGGAAATGGTTCATAGACCAGATTGCTCGGACTGAAGAAATTAGAGATGAGGCTTACAATCTGATATTCCTCTATCTCGGTAACAGTGTTATTCGAAAGGTAGATGGTATGTCTAACCCTATTGATCTCTAGAATAAGCTTGATTCTCTGTATGCTATTATGACTGCACCTAATCTCATTTATCTAAAAGACATgttgtttaattttaagatggatactgttagaaaacattgatctgatcatacgcagtggaaaataaaatctgattttattggtatcacgtttttcaaatcttatggttaaatcgaagacataaaacgaaaagttacctcgaagcgaaatctgatttcgttgctgataacccgcctgatatctcccacgcgtgagatgccgagtcggtccacccgaaatcgtcaagacttcaatagacttgagagaaaaagggactcggaaattttctctaaaatttccgttttgattcaactaattaattgattggattttgggtttaatgttatatttataaacaagaaaccctaaaaccctaaatgctattgggccgggctttaggtgctagcaaaaggcccaaaccaaattaataattaaataaataatcatattacttatttaattattcttatttcttaaataattgcatttataatttagtaattccataattactaaatttgccccctttttcttttaaaaacgatttctattgggtgggactttctgggttcacaattaaactggcaacgagaattaatcaattattaattctcgtaaatcacgagtgacatctagcaatatgtcatgattacccaacttaatgtgaagcgggaatgtgaaccttacattacggtgtcctgcaatacagtccctttatcatactatatcccgacgagatatgagatcacggtcagtaggtcaaatctctcgatctcgtcgtatgaccaaatccaataatcacacttgactaatatgacacaacctctacggaatccaaattccgtcgtcatattacctcggccaaggatttatcgtcaagtgaccactggatcgcataggatatcttcctcgtatatctcgagatgatagattccatgtctgatgcacacatacctcgtgtgtcattgaactaggcacatagatacgtacggctatccctgattaggacaaccatataatatcgctgatatcctaatccactaacacacagatatccatgtcatctcaggtctaaggactaatgcaaatccgtagttaatattaaatcattgacccgtgagataaaacccatgtgattcaatattaatagtcccgttcagtgaactcgttcctataacgagcacccactcgtctttcttctgtatcttatacagagtggtacgagacccaccaatcttgtctttcggcatcttataccgaacaaggaggaagacgatgtgacagcctttgcgagttactaattatccaagttagaaactctatggccaggaacatatttatagtataacgtattgtggattaaccgtctcgattattcttaacaattaagaatggtatccactccttattatactaaaggatatttgtatgttcaatttaaatcatattgcaatttcaattaaacataaaacttgccattaaataaggtttaaagaattacaagatcaagccctattgtgtcactagaactggtcttaagggcttatatctaacagaTACCTCTCAATTAATGGatgaaaatattaatgaatttaCTATATTAGCTTTATTATTAAGAGGTACTGACCAAGCATTGGGTGATACCAGTGAggttatgattttattgaattcattgcctgatgattatgatgttaaGCATGCTTTGTGATATACAGGCATTGCTCCTAGTTTGGATCTTGTAATCTCAGGTATTAAGGCTAGAGAACTTGAACTAAATTCATCAAAGAAGTCGGGCAATAATCTATTAGTGAGagttaaaaatgataaaagaagtCACATAGGTAATGCTGATTAATCTAGTGGACCAAGGtataaaggaaagaagaaagataagaagggaaaacaaaaacaaactaagTAGAAATGCTACCACTAACAAACTAAGTAGAAATGCTACCACTGTGGGAAAGAGGGACACATTGAAAAATActgttatgattttattaggAAACAAAAACAAGGGGGGAAATGTGATTGTAGTCGTAGGTAGTTCTAATTGCTTAGCTGAAGTGCTTACTATCTCTAGTTCATCTATTGAAAATGAATGGGTAATGGATTCAGGTTGTTCTTTTTATATGTATCCTAACTTTgaatggtttcaaaatttcaacAATAGAGAAACTGGAACAGTATATATGGGAAACAATCACTCATGCAATGTCCAAGGTATTAGTGACATATCTTTAAAATTGCATGATAACAAAACAAGGATTTTAACCGATGTAAGAtattggctgcactcccaccctgcaattaaaacacaaaacaaaacacaataaaaattttatatttttttctttatttaggtgagaggtttatactcgtcagtgtacgagtg
It contains:
- the LOC127797659 gene encoding 11-beta-hydroxysteroid dehydrogenase 1A-like isoform X1 — protein: MDSDRLIHTLIFMMVAPLVFLSLCIILPLFFIVRSILAILTHSSSESLQGKVVLITGASSGIGEQMAYEYSKKGACLVIVARREEQLQKVAENARGLGSPDVVPICADVSNADDCKRFVDEAINHFGRLDHLVNNAGVSSICFVEKVSEVTKMVPVMDINFWGNVYPTYHAIPHLKKTKGKIVVNSSASAHLQPPRMSFYSASKSALISFYETLRVELDPTVKVTIVTPGLVGTEMTQGKHLSRDGEIKEPGQVRDFMVQLLPMMSSRVCANAIVEAVCRGDRYVTEPKWYKPFFIVKTLCPELVEWVYTTFFLKSRRSNGDAPRDKGQAKED